Below is a genomic region from Acomys russatus chromosome 3, mAcoRus1.1, whole genome shotgun sequence.
gacaggaaacACCAACATCCCCAGAGAAAGCTCAGGCTCCAGgaccaatgaaaacaaacacacacacacacacacacacacacacacacacacacacacacacacacacacacacacacacccgcttCGCTTCCTTTCCTTCAGTCCCACCTTCTCTTTCACCTCTCCATCTACTCCAGGGGAAGAAATCGGGACTAAAGAGCAGCCCCTCCTTCTAGAAAAGCAGCGCTTTACCTCAGGGTCTCGGTCCTTCTCCCGGCAGGCTCGGACCTCATTGTATAACttagaggaggaaatgggagccAGGAAGGAGGTGTATTCTCCAGGGATGCTCACACCATCATCTGCAAAGCAACACGGTCACATCGGTTTCCAAAAAGGAGGGAAATGGCAGCTTTGCACTAACTGAAGGCGCAAACGAGCCAAGGTTGCTATGGGCATGGCAGGAAGACATTGTTGATAGGGATTCCACTCTTAGGATAATTTACAgccaccaattaaaaaaaaaaaaaaagcacagtcaCATGCTACTTAGCAACAGTACAAACTGGGATGAGTGTCAGACAACTACTACGTGAAAACAACAGTCCTTACACAAACTACGACGACTACAGTGTCCCTGATGACAATCCTATGGGGCCACATCACGTACACAGCCCACTGCAAGGCATTCCTGCACTCTACTCTGGTGGGGATCCCAACACCTCATAAAAGTTCCCaatgaggccaggcgtggtggcccacgcctttaatcccatccagcactcgggagacagaggcaggtggatctctgtgagttcaaggccagcctggtctacaaagtaagtccaggacagccagaggctacacagagagaccccaccttgagggaggtggggaggggagttcCCAATGAACATTAAGCCCGAGAtactcccccgcccccatgaTAGAGATCACACCCAGAGCTTCATCGCAGATGAACACTCTAAAGCTACACTCTACTCCTGGCCCTCAAAGTGTATAATTATGCCATCTCAGGGAGCCCACAGACCTCAGGTAAAGAATTtctagtggtggcgcacacctgtagtcccagcactcaggaggcagacagatctctgtgaatttgagaccagcctggtctacaaagtgagtccaggacaggcaaggctactcagagaaaccctgtctcaaaaacaaaaaaaaactaactctAGTCCACCCACTCATAGCTCTCTCTCTCGGAAGCTTTGTCATCACTTTTTACTCTAGCAAGCAGCTGTTCACAGCCACAGGATCTGACCCAAGTCCAATTCCCCAGGCTGCTTCCCTGaccaaccaccaaccacctcACACCCCAACCTGGACAAACCTTTCAGGAAGTGCTGGGCTCCATCCAGACACTCTGGCGATAGCTCGTTGTCTGCGAAGGAGCCCAGGAGCTCGCTGACGATGACGTCTGCTTTCTCTGGAGCCACCCATTCCCGCATGTCCGATGAGACAACTGTCACCTGGCTCCCCCATTCTTCAAACTGCCAGTTCTCCAGCCTGAAATGGAGGCGACGGAACGGGGTAACCGCGGCTGGAAACGGGGACCCAGGACCGCTGCCCAGCAGGCAGGCTGCTACTCACGTCACCACAGCATTGGGGTTCTTCTCTACGGCATAGAGCTTTACCCGCCGGTCGGCCTGCTTGGCTGCCCGGAGAGACGCGTTCACTAGAGGCCCCCGGCCTGCGCCCAGCACCATTAGTACCCTAAGGAAAGGAGAGAGTCAAACTGACCGAGCAAGCAGATGGAGACGCAGGCATGCAACTGCCCAGGAACACAAGGAAAAGTACTCACTGGACATtggtctccttttcttcttcgGGTACTCGGTCCAGCAAACATTTATAAATAGCCTGGGGAAAGACAGAAGCCTCAGAGCTGGGGTCCCTTCACTGACCGTACCCTGGCCCTGCGCCTTTCCACCCCGAAGCCAACACTATACCTGCTGATATTGAGAGTATTTGATAGGGTCCTTTTCAAACACTTCATATGTCTGAGATTCCAGATTGTCCATCAGTGGCTAAtgagtgagaggagagagcaagTTGGACATTTTTTGGCCAACAGCCAAGATGTAAAGAATTTCCCATTGCTTCCTGAATTTTGATAGGATCACCTGGACCACCTACTCTTAAAATAGTTTTGCCCCCCCATCTCTCACTATTattactaatactaataatatagctttaaagattttttttcaactaaaaaagtatgtgtatgggtattttgcctgcaagtgcatctgtacaccacatgcagGCAATGCTTGAAGAAAAGGCACTGAGGGCGCCAGCACTCCTGAAGTGGCCTCACAgtggtgagctaccatgtgagtgctgagagtCAACCCACTGCCCTGGACTGCTGAATACTATCCCTGCCGCCCTCCCTTCACCCTCGGTGGGCTCCAAACCTACCTGGAGCGGAGACTGCAGATAGTCCTCATAGCCTTTGGCAAAGAGTTCATAAGCATTGGGTGGAGGACGGTTCTGGCTTAAGTACTCCAAGTACTGGAGGTAGGAGCAGAACTCCTTCTCTGAGTGGTGGTTGGTGCCGGTGATGATAAACTGCACTTCCAACTGTGAGAAAACTCAGACCATGAGACCCAGCTCACAAGCCATGATTCTTACGGACAGTGTGCTTGATGCTCAAAGGTCCTAATGTAAAGTAAAACCCTACAACAGTTCTCCAGCACCAAAAAAAGGTAGGCCTCTGATAAACTTATAAAGTCCTCAGGAGACAGGTAAGCATCACCCTGCCTCAAAGGGGCTCCCTGCAGGTGTCAAGACAGCAGGAAACCAATCTGCAAGGAGGTGAGAATGAAACGTCACCCTGACTTAGGCTGGATCAAACTTCACGAGCCCGATGCCAAGCGGTTTAGTGCCAGCGTATATACAAACACAGTAGAATTTGGGGTAAAGTTTCCTGGTGTGCCACAATCTCTACTATACAAAGAAGCATAATTACATCGAAACTCAGCGCACGCATTATTCATTCCAAGAAGATGGGCTGTAGAGACAGCCCATGTTTAGCTTAAGAGCCCACAGAAGGATCCGGCATGGTCCCGTCACACAGATAGCATAAGGTCATTTGGGCTGATAGTCACCTCTAGTCCTCCAATTCCCAGCTTTCCCGATGGAAGGACAGGTCGTCCGCCCTTCCCTTAAGAGGACAACCCCGAATGCTTGACATTCCTGCTTTCCTGGTGATCTGTGGGCACAGGGACCTTCACACTCCCAGTACACAAGAAcctttactttgtttgtttttctgtttccctctgcctcccagtgctgagacgAAGGTGGGGTGCGtccccacacccagcctcttACTTTAACTACCTATAAAACAAATTCCTAGTGTCCTTTGGTTCCTTCTccagaaaccagaaagaaaacaataacctGTCCCTCTCCCCGAGAGGGAGGAAGTCATATGTAAAAGTGAGTCAGGAGACACCCTGGGCCACACTGAAACCCACCTTGAGGAGCCGGAAGATGAGCCTCTGCTGCATCTTAGAAAGGACAGGAAATCCCTTCTTGTTGGTTAGAAAAATGCTGGTGGGGAGGATGGCTGCTTTGATGGGCTCTCCAAGCCAACGATCAATGACGTGATTAGAAGGGAGGTCAGCGCCAATTTCAAGAGCTGTGCAAAGGAAGAGAAGATTACCTGTCATTGTACAGGGAGCTCTGCTTCTGTGTACAAGTCTCTTCCTTCTGTACAACACTGGTGGTTGAGCACAGGGAAAGCAGCCAAAACGCCTGGGTGGGGCACGTGcgcgcacgtgtacacacacaaacacacagaactcATCTCTTCTTCTTTCAGTCATGTTCTcactgtatagtcttggctggcctcgaactcacaaagactcaccTTCCTATGCCTCCCATGTTTGGGGATTAAGGATGTATAAGCTAGAATGGCCAGTGCTGGTTCTATTTTCAGAgtgggtctcaagtagcccaatGCAGCACTGAACTTCCTGTgacctcctgatcttcctgcctccacctcctatgtgctaggattgcaggcatgtggctttacatctggttttatgtgtgctgtgtgtcttaCTTAAGGCTTCATGCATTGAGGCaaccaagtgctctaccaactgggTGGTACCCCCAGCTTCATGAAATtgttcatctttgtttttttagatttacttttgttgttgttgtttttgttttgttttgagacagggtttccctatgtagccttggtgtcctggacttgctttgtagaccaggctggcctcgaactcacagggatccaccacctacctctgcctcccgagtactgggattaaaggcgtgtgccaccatgcctggctttagatttggttttatttttactcctgtgaggtgtgtggtgtgtgtgtaccatgtgtgccaTGGGTGTACAGGggctcatagaggccagaagagggaaggtATCAggtccctggagctagagttaatgtgcagttgtgagctacccaatgTGCATGCTGgtatctgaactctggtcctcaaaaacagagcagcaagcacccttaaccacagagctgtctctccagtcctaaaACTGTTGACTTCCATTTTTAAAGGGATGGTCTTTTTAtgcagtcctgactgtcctggaactcacagagactcacctgcctatgcctcctaagtgctgggactaaaggcatacgccaccactacttgtcttttttttttttttttttttggttttggttttggatttttccagacagggtctctctgtgtagccttggttgtcctagactcactttgaagaccaggctggcctcgaactcatagcaatctgcctgcctctgcctcccaagtgctgagattaaaggcgtgcgtcaccacgcccagctacttgtctattttttgttttgtcttgagacagatCTGTCTACATTGTCctagctatcttggaactcactatgtagaccaggctagccttgagctcagagaaatacgcctgcctctgcctcccaagtcctggaatgaAAAGTgggtgctaccacgcccagccggCTGATTCTTATTCTGGAGAAGGCACTCCTGTCCCAGAACCCTTTTGGACTCACCTACTGCAATTCTCTTGCTATAGTCACACAGAGTCCGGAAGTTATGCCACCTGCCcagaatcagaaacaaaaatactGTCAAATGTCATATGTCAAAAAGCTCTCCCCACCAGCGTCCCCGCACTCCTCAGCCTACCCCATGCCGGTAAAGCAGCCAAAGCAGACATACCACAGCCATGTCTTCTCCTCCCCACTGTACTCCTCTGCGTGTGTAGTTGGTGCGTTCTCAATTACATCATCTCTCAGGTCCTCCGGTGCAACCAAGGGCACCCTCATCCAGAACTGCGCATCAACAGGCACCCTGTTAGAACACTATTTTGCACTAAATGGGTCCAGAAAGCTAGCTTCCCTCCAAAGATCTTGACCCAGCTGTCAGGTTAATCTCTTTGCCTGCTTTTCTAAATTTGACTACATGagtttaatatctttttttttttttttttttttttttttggtttttcgagacaaggtttctctgtgatagctttggctgtcctagactcactttgtagaccaggctggcctcgaactcacagcaatccgcctgcctctgcctcccgagtgctgggattaaaggcgtgcgccaccacgcccggccaattAAGTATTTTCTATGATTCGTTTTACAGCACTAAGACTCCAACCCAGAGCCTCATGTATGTCAGGCAGTGTGGTATGATCTACCATTGAACTATACGGTTCTGGAACTCCCTGCATACCACTTTTAGATGGGGTGGAGGGTAGTGGGCAGTGTTGACATTTCAATGTTGCCAAATGCACCGGGGCATAACTAGGCAAAAGGTACCTCACACGACTGTCTATCACGATACTCGACAAGAAAGAGCCCTCAGCATACCATGGAAGAGTGGTGGCCAGTGTGGAGGTGGTGGGTGAGAACTCTGGCCAGGTTTGTGTTGTCTTCCTGATTAAGAGGCAGCAGGAAAGCTGGAAGACCCAGATACGCCCCGAAATTCAGCTCCTGTAACATAGCctgaaacacaagagaaaacCATTCAGAGCTGGGAAccagcccggcgtggtggcgcatgcgcctgtcatcccagcactcgggaggcagaggcaggtggagctctgtgagctcgaggccagcctggtctacaaagtgagtccaggacagctatggctacacagagaaagcctgtcttggaaaacaaaaacaaaaacaaaaaagagctagGAACCAAACACTTCTGGTGAAACCGTATCTGACATCGTgacccaggctgttctggaattcactacaTAACTCGGCTTGGCTTTGAATTTGAGGCGGCCCTCCTcactttgcctcctgggtgctctGGGATCACTGCTGTAAGCTGCCATACTCAGCCAGAACcaaccttttttcttttgaaacagggtcttagcATGTAAccctaactggcctggaactctagtagaccagctggcctccgACTCAGAGAGCGACCTGCTTCTGCTGAGGTTATCGATGTGGCCTGCCACACTCAACTCCAGACACCTTTAACTGTCCTCTGATTAACCAGGTTCAGGGGTGGTATCAGAActgatttctttcccttttttgtttttttgttggttggttggttggttggctggttggttttctttccctGGCCTGGTAGAACTCAATATCCTCTCATTATCTTCCCAATGTGGGAACACCCTCTCAAATGCCATGAGAGCCAAGTCAGGCCTAATCTTAGGAGCCAGGCATTAGttgcccacgcctttaatcccagtgctcaggaggcagaggcaggtggttgtgagttcggggccagcttggtctaccaagagagttccaggaccaccacgaagaccacacagagaaaccctgtctcaaaaaaccaataaataaataagtacaaagaTGCCACCATGAAATCGAACAGCCTTACCGCTTCAGAGTTCCTCCGGATCTTCTCCACTTTTGAGTCTGGATGAATCCATGGAGAAAGCTTTCCCACAATGAGTGTGTTCCAGTCTGCACGCCCCCacccaagaaaagacaaagactCAGTGAGGCTTGGCATTTTCTTGCTCAGATTCTAGTTCTCAGCAGGGAATAAAAGGGTAGAAATGAAAACCAAGGCTTTTTCTCTCCGATACAGAATGGGGGGACCGCAACTTTtagtaaggaaaaaagaaaaaaaaaaaaaaaaacaagagttaCCCACATCACAGGGGCTAAACAGGACAACCAAGTCAGAAGAGGGGAATGAAGTCCTATAAAGCAGTAGTTATTACTGCCTCTACTAATTAAGGAGCACGTGGGACGGTCCCTACCCCTTCCTGACAGCAGTAGGTCTGATCTTGTCTGGGGGCCAGGCCGATTCTTAGCAGGTTCCTGAATGAACTCCCTCTTGAAACGCGGGTGGAAGACGGGCATGCAGAGGAAATCAAACCTACAAGCGCGACAGACGCAGAATCGTCACGTGAAGTGAAGTCCCAGAGAGCCAACCAACCGGGTTTAAACTGTCTTGATTTTGCACAGTTCTATAAAGCCATCAGTCACCCCAGGCTATTGGGTTCAGCCCGGCTTGGGGCACACCACTTTCACTACTGTGCCTCAATTTCTTCCCCAAACACAAACGGACATCCAAGCCAAGTAGCTCTCTTTCTTTCCCGATTTCATTGGCTCTGCAGGATGGTCAAATCTAGATTTGTCCCACTACTGCCCATGCCTCCCGCAGCCAGGTTAACCTCTTTTCTCGCTTGTCCCTTACACTTCCTTCTAACTCTCAAATAATCTCAACCTCCAAGGCCCTACATGGACTAGCTGTTCGTCCCTTTTGTATTTTACCCAATGACTCCCCTGACTTTTGGACTCGGTGACCACACGCCTCCCAGAGTTTCATCCTCTCGTTCGTGGGGCCGAACTCTTTCCCCACTGGAGGACTAATGGTGTCTCAAGCCCTCATCCGGACCAGTCTGCCCTCCTTGGTCCCCAAATTTGGATCCCGCATCCGTCTGGCGGAGGTCCGGCCCTCACCCCTGCTTGGCCACAGCACCCAGTGTGTCAGCTATTTCGGGGACGCAATTCAGATCCCTCCCGCTGGACACGCGGCTGCCACCAGCACCTCCGACTGCCATCGCCGCCATCTTTTCCCTCGCGCGGCCCACGCCGGGATTCCTTGGTACTAGGGGCCTATCACAAAGCGGAGAACGGTCCCCGGGAGGTGGGACGAGTCGCCTTAACAACCAGAGCGTCTTTACAGCTCCAGAGCGGAGGCGGAGGGACCAAGCCGCTGCTCCCGCCAATCCGCGGGCCGCACAGTGACATGGGCGTGGCTCTCCTGCTCTGCCAATGACAGGCTCTGGCTGGTGATGCTCTGCAATCCCCCAGAATGCCCTGTCCTTCTGTAGCGCTCTGCCGAGACTACAGGTCCCATGCAGCCCTGCAGGATAAGCCTAAAGTATCACCATTGGGCCACAGAAAGACGTCTGCGGGCCAGTGGCGCAATGGATAACGCGTCTGACTACGGATCAGAAGATTCCAGGTTCGACTCCTGGCTGGCTCGTTGGGACTGGTACTCCTTTATTTGCACCCTAAACTGATGTTCAAAGTCAatttttccccccctttcctAGTCCCTCAGCCCGTTTATTTCCGCCACTATCTCCTCCTGCTGTCGTTTTCAGTCTCAACCTGGTTCGATTTTTGCAGCCATCTCATGCTGGCGTTTCTCATTCCTCTGTTTCATGTATAACTAAGCGGATCTGAGCTTGAACAATTTGGTGACTGGACTATTAAAGATGAGCTTTGTCTCGTTACTACGCTACGCTTAAAAACAGACTGTAGTAAGCCAGCCACTAAATCCTAGTGATTGTTTTCTCAGACACAGAGGTAAATAAACATCTTCGCATGCACACACCCCTCAGAGAAAAGGAATCCATACGAAATTACACTGCCCAGGAATTATGAAGCTGCCTGGCAGAGGCCCAAGACAATTTGCGTTCCCCCTTCTTAACAGGGGCTGAACGcgaggaaaagaaggaaatgacagaggccaggaaaggtcTAGGGAAGGAAATGGACCGCATACCTGAAGGCAACACGCCCACAGATGTTGAGGGCCCTCCAGCCAAACTGGGGGGCGGCACTCTCAGctgaagttctctctttccaaacGACTGCCTTGTGTCAGcttgatttaaaaacaacaacaaataaataaataaaaataaaaacaacaacaactaaccaGGACTGACGCATTGACAGGATTCAGGGACTAACAAGAAGccaggaggaaaaataaataaatagggcgACATCCATCGTTTTGTCCTTGCAGTGGGAGCGGTCAGGGAGAGGAGGATTTGGGAGAGGAGGATTTGGGGGGTGAAAATGTTGAACTGGTGGACTAGACAGTGCTGTGCAGTAGGCAGCTACAGGAACCAAATGACCTGAACCAGACAAGTTTTGTCATGATGGGTCCTGGAGGACAGCGCTCTTAGCAATGCATGAAGGATGTGGTTAGGACGTGCTCCAGGGAGTCCTGGGTCATGTAAGCCCCCCAAGAATGACAGTCAGGAAACCAGAGAACTAAGGAAAACACACCAGCCGGccgcagtggcacacatctgtagttccagcgcttgggaggcagaggcgggtgcacctctgtgagttcgaggacagcctggcctgcaaagggagtccaggacagccaaggctacacagagagaccctgtcttgaaaaaccgaaaagggaaagaaaagaaaacatcccaCCATTACCACTCCCATCCGTCTTGCTGCTTCAGGATCTTCTGCAGGGTACCATACTGCGCTTGGTTACATGTACCCATTGACCATGACTGTTTCTCAGGTGTTTTTTCTAAtggttgttgattttttaaaaaaagatttattttatatatgaaagctctatctgtatgtacacctccatgccagaagagggcatcagatcacattatgtaTGTGgtttcaggaattgaactcaggacctctagaaaagcaggcagtgctcctaacccctgagccatctcttcagccccataacTGCTCATTTTGATGAGCGCTGGTCAGACATATTGTAAAATGCCCCTCTGTTGGAACTtgtctcctgtttttttttttatttttatttttttattattagactaGGAAAGAAACTGAGTGATGAGCTGccattctctttcttccctccccccccagtacctctctccctccttctctctcccttttttctctgctcttagttttttgtttttgtttttgtttttgttttaagagtttCTGTCTGTAGCTGAGCTTGGGAttcactggcctcaaactctcagcaactGTTCTGCTAAAGTTAAGGACACATTCTGGTAGCATGACTTACAAAGTGTTCGTGTTGACTTTTATCATCTGCTGGGAGGAATTTCTCAGGTTTTTCCACAACACACTAATTCTCCTACTGTGTGCACTTGTATCCCTGCTACTTGGGCAGTGGAGTCTggaaggactctctctctctctcttttttaatatttatttacttgttattatgtatacagtgctctgccagaagagcgcatcagatcacattatagatggttgtgagccaccatgtggttgctgggaattgaactcatgacctccagaagaacagtcagtgctcttaactgctgagccatctctccagccccaaagtctGGAAGATCTCTTGAAGCcagcccagacacacacacacacacacacacacacacacacacacacacacacacacacactgatctttttccttctgtctccaccagTGACAATTTTCAATACTATACTTTTTGGAGGGGAGTCACTCTGTAAGGCCCGTGCCCATACCTCGGGGAATTGAGAACTGCAGTTCCTCTCCTGCAGGGGAGCCTCTTGAAAAAATTTATTTGCAATTCCTCCCTCGACCTTTGACCTTTTCCATaggtgtttgtctgtgtgaggtgaGTGTCTTGCCCACAGTCTAAGAGATAAAAAATGTGGTAAGGAGAGTTGCTTTTTCTCTGCCTCCGCTGTACCcagccaaccttgtctacagaaAGCTTGTTAGGTGTTTTCTCTTGGGAAGCTAGTTGTCTGGGTTGGGGACCATCTATGTTTCTGGGTTCCCACTCCTGATAGCAAGGTAGAGGTTCCTCCATTGCCTGTTAAAAATCCATAAggtgagaggaaaagaagaaaagtccaTGAAATACTGTGTTTCCACCAGTTAAAATAGTTTTCAGGAGTATGTGTGTTAAAAAAGAACTTCcgagtcgggcatggtggcacacgcctttaatcccagcactggggaggcagaggcaggcagatctctgtgagttcaaggccagcctggtctacaaagctagtccaggacagccaaggctacacagagaaactctgtcctgaaaaacaaaaaacaaaaaaa
It encodes:
- the Prmt5 gene encoding protein arginine N-methyltransferase 5, whose protein sequence is MAAMAVGGAGGSRVSSGRDLNCVPEIADTLGAVAKQGFDFLCMPVFHPRFKREFIQEPAKNRPGPQTRSDLLLSGRDWNTLIVGKLSPWIHPDSKVEKIRRNSEAAMLQELNFGAYLGLPAFLLPLNQEDNTNLARVLTHHLHTGHHSSMFWMRVPLVAPEDLRDDVIENAPTTHAEEYSGEEKTWLWWHNFRTLCDYSKRIAVALEIGADLPSNHVIDRWLGEPIKAAILPTSIFLTNKKGFPVLSKMQQRLIFRLLKLEVQFIITGTNHHSEKEFCSYLQYLEYLSQNRPPPNAYELFAKGYEDYLQSPLQPLMDNLESQTYEVFEKDPIKYSQYQQAIYKCLLDRVPEEEKETNVQVLMVLGAGRGPLVNASLRAAKQADRRVKLYAVEKNPNAVVTLENWQFEEWGSQVTVVSSDMREWVAPEKADVIVSELLGSFADNELSPECLDGAQHFLKDDGVSIPGEYTSFLAPISSSKLYNEVRACREKDRDPEAQFEMPYVVRLHNFHQLSAPQPCFTFSHPNRDPMIDNNRYCTLEFPVEVNTVLHGFAGYFETVLYRDITLSIRPETHSPGMFSWFPIFFPIKHPIMVREGQSICVRFWRCSNSKKVWYEWAVTAPVCSSIHNPTGRSYTIGL